The Longimicrobium sp. sequence CACCGGGGCGGCGCGGAAGGGCCCGCCGCCGTGCAGGAGCACGCAGGCGCCGGGATGGCCGCTGGGAAGCGGGGTGCGGAAGAGCCCCACGAACACCGCCCCCGAGAACCCCTCCGGCGCCCTCACCCGCCCCTCCACCGCCGGACCGGGCGCGGCGGCGCCGGCGTCGCGCACCTCCAGCGCCCGCGCCAGCGAGGCCGCGTCGGTGCGGACCGCGAAGCGGCGCAGCCGGTGCGGCGGCAGCCCCACCGACTCGGAGAACTGGCGCGTGAACGAGCCCACGCTGTTGAAGCCCACCTCGAAGCAGATGCGGGTGGCGCTGAACCGCGTGGTGAACAGGAGCCGCCGGGCCGCGTCCAGGCGCAGCGCGGAAAGGAAGCGGAACGGCTGCACCCCCGTGACCTGCCGGAAGATGCGGTCGAAGTGGAAGGGGCTGGCCGCCGCCTCGTGGGCGATGGCCTGCAGCGACAGCGGCTCGGAGAGGCGCTTGCGCATGGCCCCGATGGCGTCCTCCACCGACCGGCGCCGCGACGCGGCGGTGCGGTCGCGGCACGCGGGGGCGAGGGGAGCCACTGTCGCGGGGGCAGAGGCGGGGTCCCTGGGGCGTGTCGTGCTGCTGGCCATGGGTGCTCCGGTGCTCGGGTCCGAAAGTGCGAAAGTGCGAAAGTACGAAAGTGCGTCAGTGCGTCAGTGCGAGAGCTCCCGTAGCGCGCGCGCTCCCGCCGTGGAACGCCGCCTTCGGCGTCGCCGACGGTGTGCTCGCGGACGGGCCGGACTCCCGTGCCGGCCCGGCGTTCATCCCGGCCGCGACGACCTTCACCCGTACGGCAGCAGCGCGTCGCGGAGGGCGCCGGGGAGGGGCGCGGCGACCGTTCCGCCCCCCTCTTCGCGCCGCATGCAGGCCACCTCCTGCTCGCCGCGCGCGGCCAGCTCTTCGCCGTCGCCGGCGCGGCGCCAGTACTCGAAGCGCAGGGTGATGCGGTTCTGCGCCACGCCGCCCAGCCGCATCCGCAGCCGCACCTCGTCGAAGGCGTGCAGCTCGCCCAGGTACTCGCACGAGACGCGCGTGGTCACCAGCGCCAGCCCGCGCGCCATCTCGTCCAGCACGCCGGGGGCGTGGTCGCGCAGGAACAGCTCGCGGCAGCGCCCCTGCCAGCGCACGTGGTTGACGTAGTAGACGTTGCCGACGACGTTCGTCTCCTCGAAGCCCACCACGTGGCGGTATTCGTAGGCGCGCCCCGGGCCGCCGCCGCTCGCGGGCGCCGGCGTCATGGTCAGACGGCGGCCGCCGCCGCGCGCTCCAGCCAGGGCGCATACCCGTCGGCGGCCAGCCGCCGGCCCATCGCGTCGAAGAGGGCCGGGTCGTCGGGCGCCCAGGTGGCCAGCCCGTCGACGTAGCGGTTGTACATGCAGAAGGCGGCGGCGATCAGCACCGTGTCGTGGATCTCGCGGTCGGTGGCGCCCTGGTCGCGCGCCACCCGGATCTCGGCCTCGCCCACGCGCCCTCCCTCCTGCACCCGCCCGGCGATGGCCAGCAGCGCCCTGAGCCGCGGCGTCACCGGCGCGTGCCGGTAGTCGCGCACCACGGCGTCGACGGCGGCGCCCCCGTCGTCCAGCAGGTGCCGGGCGGCGGCCGCGTGCGCGCGGGTGCAGAAGGCGCAGCGGTTGAGCGACGACACGTAGGTGGCGATCAGCTCGCGCTCGGCCGGGGCGAGCCCCTCGCTGGAGCGCAGGAGCACCTGGGCCAGCTCGTTCAGCACGCGGCCGCTCTCCGGGTAGCGCTCCATCAGCCCGACGATCCCCGGGATTCCCTCCCTCACTTCCACGTGTGGCATACGGTCCTCCTGAGTCCTAAGTCCCAAGTCCTGAGTCCTGAGTCCTGAGTCCTGAGTCCTGCGTCCTGAGGGGAAAGAGTGGCGCATCTCCCTTGCACTTAGTCACTTAGGACTCAGGACTTGGGACTTGGGACTCAGGGTACGGCTCACGACGCGAGCTCCCACCGCGCGGCGGCGGCGTGGAGCGGGAACGGATCGGCCGCGGCGGCGGCTTCCACGGGGACCGCCAGCGCCACGACCCGCGCGCCCTCGGCCCCGGCGATCCGCAGGATCCCGGTGGCCACGACCATCTCGCCCCACGCCAGGATCACCCAGCCATCCGCGGAGGCCGAGGAGAGGGCCGGCGTTTCCGCCGGACGCCCGCTCGCCTTGGCCAGCGCCTCGCGGGCGGACCAGACGCGCGTGGCCGCCGTGTCCAGCTCGTCGCCGGTGGCGCGCGCCACCTCCTCCGCCAGGCGGAAGCCGCCGGTGCCCAGCAGGTCGTGCCAGAGCGCGGCCGGGCGCGCGGCCACCCGTTCCAGGTCGCACCCCAGCGGGCCCGGCCCGGCCACCCCCATGGTCAGCCCGTCGCAGTGGGCGGCCGACACGCCCAGGGGAAGCTCGAGCAGCTCGGGCTTCCCGTCGGGCCGCCTGCCGACGGGCGCGCCGGCGCCCGCGGCCCGCCGGATCGCGCGGTCGCTCGCCGTGCGGCGGTCGGCGCCGCCGTCGCGCTCCACGGCCACCGACACCGCGGCGCCGGGCACCAGCTCGGCCACCCGCCGCTCCAGCCAGGGGCCCAGCAGCGCGGGCGCCCAGCCGCCCGCCTCCGGCTCCAGCGGCGCCACCCGCCGCAGGCGCAGCCCCTCCCAGCGCTCGCAGACGGTGCCGTCGGCGGCCACCACGTCGACGTCGTAGACCAGCTCCCGCCCGTCGTCGGCGGTCTCGCGCGCCCGGACGGCATGCGCGGCGGCGGGATCCAGCACGCCCGCGGCCACCCGGGCCACGCCCACGGGAAGGACGAGCGCGTGGGGGATGCACGCCTGGATCGCGTGGAGCGCCGCGTCGCGCGCGCCGGGGTCGCCCAGCACCCGCGCGGGGGGAAGCCAGGCGCCGAACCAGCGCGCGCCGCCGTCGGGCGACAGGGCGGCCTCGCATGCCCGCGCGCGCAGGGCGCGGTAGGCGGCCACGCGGCGGAAGCGCCCGCCGTGGAAGAAGAGCGGGCCGTACAGCTCGCGCGCGGGGTCCAACGCGACCTCGGCGCCGGCCGGCGCCGCCTCCACCGGGCCGCTCCGGCCGCTGGCACGCTCCGCCCCGAAGCGGCAGCGGGCGCGGAAGTGGTCGGCCGCGAAGCCGGTGGCCTCGCTGCGGAGCGCGACCTCCACGCTGCCGTCGCCGTGCGCCAGCGCGCACAGGCGCACGCGGGTGCGGCCGCCGGCGGAGACGACCACCGGCTGCTCGAAGCGCACCTCCTCGAAGGCCGGCACCCGCTCCGTCCCGGCCAGCGCCATGGCCGCCTGGGCCATCGCCTCCAGCCCCAGCACCGCGGGCAGGAGCCGCTCGCCGCCCACCACGTGGTCGTCGAGATAGGGGTCGGTGTCGGCGGAGAGGTCGGCCTCGGCCACCAGCTCCACGCCCGGATAGTGGACGCGCGGGTGCTCGAGGAAGCGGAAGAGGGGGAGCTCGGGACGCTCCAGGAGCAGCGTGGGCGGCGCGCCGAAGCGGCCGGCCACCACCACCGACGGCGCCGGCGCGGGTGCGGCCAGGAGGCGGTGCAGCATGGCCACGCCCTCGTCCGGGGCGATCGGCGTCACGCCCGAGCGGGCCAGGGCGTCCACGGCGCCCAGTCGCGCCCCCATCCCCACCGCCGACCAGACCGACCACTCCACCGTCAGGCAGCGGCAGCGGGGGTTCGCGGCACCGAAGCGCTCCACCTCGCGCGCGAGCCACTCGTTCGTCAGCGCGTACGCGGCCTCGCCGGGCATCCCGGTGCGCGCGATGATGGAGCCGAAGCCGACCACCAGGCGCACCCCGGCGGGGTCGAGCGCGGCCAGGACGCTGCGCATCCCGGCCACCTTGGGCGCCAGCGCGGCGCGGAGCCCCGCCTCGTCCAGCGCGCCCAGCAGCCGGGGGACGTTCACCGCCGCGCCGTGCAGCACGGCGGTGACCCGGCCCAGCTCCGCCTCGGCCGCGCGCACCGCCCGGCGCACGGCCTCTGCGTCGCTCACGTCGGCCGCGAAGTAGCGGGCGCGCACCCCGGCGGCCGCCATGCGCTCCAGGGTGCCGGCGACCGCGGCATCCCCGGCGGGCGAGGTGCCCACCAGCGCCAGCGCCGCCCCGCCCTGGCGCGCCAGGGCCAGCGCGCACTCGGCGGTGATCCCCTTGGCGCCGCCGGTGGCCAGCAGCACGTCGCGCGGGCCCAGCGCGGGCCCGGCCGCATCCTGCAGCGCGGCCAGGCGCAGGCGGGGGACGCTGCGGCGGCCGAGCGCGTCGTAGCGGGCCTCGGCGTAGCCGTCCGCGCTCCGCACCTCGTCCACCGCCCACGCCGCGGCCTCGGGGAGGTCGGGGGGAAGGTCGACGACGCACACCGTGGCGCGCGGCGCCTCCAGCGCCAGCGTGCGCGCGAACGACGCGGCGCCCCCGCCGTGCTGCGCCAGGAGGAAGCGCGCGGGACCGTCGGAGGCCAGCACGGCACGCGCGCCCTCCAGCAGCAGCCCCAGGTGGCGCTCGTCCGGGTCCGGGGGAAGGCACACCGCCGTCCCGCTCCCCACGCCGCCCGCGCCCAGCGCGGCGCACAGCGGCTCCGCCAGCGGGTGGCCCGCCGGGGCGATCACCCGCCACTCTCCCCCACCGTCCGCCGCGGGACGGTCGGCGCGGTGCGGAAGGGGGGCCTCGACCCACCCGACGGTGAAGGCGCGCACCCACGGGCCGACGCCCGGCGGGGCCGTCTCCCCGCCCTCGTCCCCGGCGACGGGGGACGCGTCGCCGGCGGCGGCGAGCCCGGCCAGCGCGTGGGCCATCCCGGCCACGGTGGCCGACGCGTACTCGGTGGGCGCGGCGGGCGGGGCCACGCCCAGGCGGCGCGACGCGCGCGCCACGATCTCGCCCACGGTGATGGAGTTCAGGTGCAGGTCGCCCAGCAGCCGGTGCTCGTCGAGCACGGCGGCGGCGGGAAGCTCGGCCCGCTCGGCCACCAGCGCGCGGACCACCTCCAGGGGGGAGCCACTCTCCGCCGACCCGGCGCCGGCGGCCGTATCGGCTTCGGTGTCGGGAACGGCCGGCGAGGGCGTCTCGAGCTCCACCGTTCCCCCGTCCACCGGGGCCATCTCGCAGGGGCTGGCCAGGAAAGCGGGGCGGCGGGCGGGGTCGAAGGGGCGCGCGAAGCGGTCGGCGTGCAGCGCCTCCAGCCGCACCGGCGCGCCCAGCGTCCACGCGGCCCCGGCGGCGCGCAGCACCCCGCCCAGCGACGGCCCGCAGGCGTCCATCGCCACCACCGGCACGCCCTGGGCGCCGGCCAGCGCCGAGAGCGCCTCGCCCGGCCCGGCCTCGATCCACAGGTCGGCCTCGCCGCGCACCGCCTCGAAGGCGTCGAGGAAGAGCACCGGCGCGGTGACCTGCCGCACCAGCAGCGCGCGCAGGTCGTCGCCGGGGGCCAGCGGACGCCCCAGCACGGTGGAGGAGACGCGGCGGCGGGGCGGCCGCAGCGGCTCGCCCGCCAGGTGCCCGGCCAGCGGCGCGGCGGCGGCGGCCACCAGCGGCGAGTGGAAGGCGTGCGAGACGGACAGGGGGCGCGCCTCCCATCCCCGCGCACGGGCGCGCTCGACCACCGCCGCCACCGCGTCGGCGGGGCCCGACACCACCGTCCGCGCCGGCGCGTTCACCCCGGCGATCACCACCGGCCCGTTCCCCAGCAGCGCCTCGACCTCCGCGCGCGGCGCGGCCAGCGACGCCATGGCGCCCGCGGGGCCGTCCAGCGCGCCCATCGCCGCGCCGCGGACGGCGGCGGTGCGCAGCAGCGCCTCGCGGTCCATCACCCCCGCCCAGTGCAGCGCCGCCAGCTCGCCCAGCGAGTGCCCCACGGCCACTTCCGCCTCGATCCCCAGCGCCTCCAGCACGGCCAGCGCGGCCAGCGTGGCGCGGGCGATGGCGGGCTGGGCCACCTGCGTGGCCACCCCGTCGGCCCCGGGCGCGGGCGCGGGAGCTTCGGCGTAGAGCGCCTCCACCGCGTCGAAGCGGCGGCGGAGCGCCCCGCCGCCCAGGTGCGCGGGCGAGCCCTGCCCGGGAAAGAGCAGGCCCAGGCGCGGCGCGGCGGAGGCGGGCCCGGGGTGCAGGAAGACGCCGGCGCGCGCGTCGACCCGCGTCGCCACGCCGTCCCCACCCCACGCGCAGAGCGCCTCCAGCCCCCGCGCCAGCTCCTCGGGGGTGGAGGCGACCACGGCGGCGCGCGCGGAGCCCGCCCCGGCGCTCCGCTGCAGGTGCACCGCCAGATCCACCAGCTCGGCGCGGCTGAGCGCGGCCGCCACCGGGGCCAGCTCGCGCGCCTGGGCGGCGAGCGCGCCGGCGTCGCCGGCCGCCAGGCAGAAGAGCTCCGCGTCCTGCGCCGAGCGGAGGAGCGTCCGCACCCGCGGGGCGAGCGCGCCCGCCCGCTGCACGGCCACCCCTTCCAGCACCACGTGGGCGTTGATCCCCCCGAACCCCATGGCGCTGACCCCCGCGCGCAGCGGGCGCTCGCCGGGCCACGCCTCGCCGGCGGCGGGGGCGCGGAGCACCCGCGGCTCGGCCAGCAGCTCCGGGTGGGGCTCGCCGCACCCCGTGGCGGGGGGGATCACCTGGGCGTGCAGCGCCATCGCCGCCTTCACCACCCCGGCGATCCCCGCGGCCGCCTTGGTGTGCCCGATCACCGCCTTCACCGAGCCCAGCGCCGCCGGCCGGCGGGCCCCGCCCTCGCGCAGGGCGCGGGTGAGCACCCGCAGCTCGGTGGCGTCGCCCACCGCGGTCCCCGTCCCATGGCCCTCGAAGTACGCCACCGTCTCGGGTCCGAACCCGGCGCGTGCGTAGGCGCGGCGCAGCGCCAGGAGCTGCCCCTCCTCCTCGGGGCGGGTGATCCCGCCGCTCCCGTCCGACGACACGCCCCAGCCCCGCACCAGCGCGTAGACGGGGATGCGCCGGGCCAGCGCGTCGTCGTAGCGCATCAGCACCACGAAGGCGCACCCCTCGCCGGGGAAGAACCCGGCCGAGCGCGCGTCGTACACCCGCATCTCGCCCTCGGCCAGCGCCCCGGTGCGGGCGAACCCCACCAGCTCGAAGGGGTCCAGGCTCAGGTCCACCCCCCCGGCCACCACGGCGTCCAGGTCGCCCGCGGCCAGCGCCGAGCACCCCTGCGCCACCGCCAGCAGCGACGAGGCGCACGCCCCGTCCACCGTGTAGCCGCCGCCCTTGAAGTCGAAGTGGTTGCAGATCCGCCCGGCGATGGTGTTGGACAGCCCCCCGGCCAGCGTCTCCTCGCCCGGCGGCGGGAAGGGCGCCTTGAAGCGCGTCTCGGCGGCGGCCAGGAAGCGGCGGCGCTCCCCCGCATCCCAGCCGGCCTCGTCCAGCTCGGCGTCGAACACCCGGCGCACGTACGGCCAGCGCAGCCGCAGCAGCCCCGCGCGCGAGAACTCGCCGGTCAGCGAGTTCCCCACCAGCACCCCGGTGCGCTCGCGCGGCAGCCCCTCGCCGCCGGGCAGGCGGGCGTCGTCGAGCGCCGCGGCGGCCACCTCCAGCGCCAGCCAGTGCGCCGGGTCGGCCTCGCGGTACGCGCTCCCCGACACGCGGAAGCGCACCCGGTCGAACTCCCAGTCCTCCACCAGCGCGGCCTGCGTCACGTAGGTGAGGTCGACCGCGCTCCGGCTGGCCGAGGCGTAGTCGGCCAGGCGCAGGCGCTGGTCGGGGATGCGGCGGAAGGCGCGGCGGCCGGCCAGCACGTTCTCCCACAGCTCGGCCGGGGTGCGGGCGCCGGGATAGCGGCAGGCCATCCCCACCAGGGCGATGGGCGCGCTCACGGCTCGCGCTCCGCCGCCAGCACCGCCCGGCGCCGCGCCGCGGGCACCCGCCCCGGCGCCGGGTCCGCCACGCGCGCCGGCTCGGGATCCGGCCGTACCGGGCGCGCGGCGAGCAGGGACGCGTACGCCCACGCCCCACGCGCCGCGCACACCAGCGACAGCGCGAAGAACAGCCCGAACACCACGTGCGCCGTCATCAGCACGCCGTACGCGGCGGCCACCGCCGCGCCGAAGGCCGCCTGCGCGCGCGGCGCCGACGGCGTGGTGGCCGGGTCGGTGACCATGTAGAAGCTGAAGAGGATGAAGGCCACGCCGGTCAGCGGCAGCCACGCGGCGCCGAGCGGGGCGCCGAACGCCAGGTGGCGGACCGCCGCCTGCGCGGCGAAGCCCAGCACCCAGGCGCCGATCAGCGGCAGCCGCCGGGTGAAGCGCGCGTTGAGCAGCGTTCCCGTGCACACGATCACCGCCGGGAGCACCCAGTCGCCCACCGGCCCCAGCCCCTCGGTGAAGTGGTAGGGCGGCGCGATCCCCACCCAGGGGAAGAGGAGCAGGGTGGCCGTGATCCCCAGGTTGGAGGGGTTGAAGAAGTGCCGCCCGCCCTGCCCCGCCGGGAGGCGGAAGAGCGACTTCGACGCGATGGCCGCCGCGGCGGCGAAGGCGATCACCGCCAGCCGGTCGTTGGCGTACAGGAGCATGGCCACCGCCAGCCCCGTGATGTGGGCCGAGAGGAAGAAGTCGACGGCGGCCCGCGCACCCCCGCGCCAGCGCGGCGACCGCCCCGCCGCGCGCGAATCGACCGCCTCGAGGAGGGCCTCGGTCAGGTACGCGGCCGCCAGCGCCACCACCGGCTGCGCCCACGACTGCTCGAAGCCGAGCACCGTGTGGCCCAGGAGATTCAGGATGGTGATGGCCACGGCGAAGCGCCTGAGCCCGCCCAGGCGGCCGGCGTCGCGGGGGGTCGTCTCAGGCGCCATCGGCGTCTCCCGGTGCGGGGTTGCGGCCGAGGACGACCGTGTGCCATCCCGGCGTCAGCTGCAGCGTCCCGGCGTAGCGCCGCCCGTCGGCGCCCCGCCAGCGCAGCTCCACGCGCAGCGCGGTGCCCGCGGGCAGCGACCCCAGCCCGAAGTGCAGGTCGGCGCTGCGCTTTCCCGAGTGCCCGTTCCCGCCGTCCACCTGCGCCACGCGCACCGACCCGTCGGGGAGGCGGACGGTGGCGGCGGCGCCGATGGCCGGGCGCGCGCGCACGCCCCGCCCGGGATGCCCGGGGAAGACGACGGTCGCCCCCGGGGCGGCGGCGACGGGGAGGAGGAGGTGCAGCCCCAGGAAGGCGCCGGGGCGCGGGGCGTCGTTGCGGTAGAAGCGCGAGGGCCCCCACTGGTTGGCCAGCGCGAAGTCCAGGTCGCCGTCGCCGTCCACGTCGGCCGTGGCGATCCCGCGGGTGACCTGCGCGGCTCCCAGCCCCACCTCGCGCGCCAGGTCGTAGTAGCGGCCGTCGCGGGCGCGGACGAAGAAGCGGTCGGGCTGGTGGCCGGCGAGGTCGGCGTCGCCCGGGAGGAAGCGGTGCCAGCTGGCGGGGCTCGAGGTCAGCTGGTCGTTGCCCATCGCCAGCTCGTGCAGCTCGGGCCAGCGGTTGGTCGTTCCCCGCGCGAAGCCGATGGCCTGCATCGCCTCGGGCGTCCCGTCGTTGTCGAAGTCGTCGAGCCGCGACTCCCATCCCCAGCTGCTGCGCGAAAGCCCCAGCGCCTCGCTGCGGTCCACGTAGGGCGCCACGCCGTCGCGCATGCGCCGGGTCTGGCCGGTGCTGATCCAGGCGAAGTGGCTTTCCTCGAGCGAGAACTCGCCCGCGATGTTGCTGACGTAGATGTCCAGCAGGCCGTCGCCGTTCAGGTCGGCGAAGTCCACCCCCATCCCCTTGAACGAGTCGCGCCCCAGCACCTTGGAGCCCGGCGTCGTCCACCTCTTCACCCCCTCCAGCACGGCAAAGCGGGGATGGCCCGGGCGCGAGCGGTTGTGCAGGAGCCGGTCGGGCCCGAAGTCGTTGGCCAGGTACAGCTCGGGAAGCCCGTCGCCGTCCAGGTCGGCGGCCCCCACCGCCAGCGTCCACCCGCGCGCCACCCGGTCGCCGAACACTCCCGGCGCCTCGCGGAAGCGCCCCGGCCCCGCCCACAGGAGGACGCGGTCGCGCCCGCCGTTGAAGGCGCGCGACATGCTCTGCTGCATCCGCTCGCGCCCCCCGGCGCGCGCGTCCAGGATCCGCGCCCCGTCGGGGAAGTAGTTGCCCACCACCAGGTCGGGGTGCCCGTCGCCGTCCACGTCGGCGAAGGCGGCCGCGTTGGTGTACCAGCGCGCCCCGCCGCCCGCCACCTCGCGGCGCTCGTACCCGTCCGCGGACGGCGTTTCCGCGCGGCGCAGGAAGGCCACGGGGGTTCGTCCCCAGTAGTAGACCACCAGGTCCATCGCGCCGTCCTCGTCCACGTCGCCCGGGAGGCATCCCATCGGCGCCATGGTGGCGGCGGAGTACGCCAGCGGCGCCGGGTCGAGCGCGAACGGCGCGTATCGCCGCGGCGTGCCGGGCACGGGCGAGACGATCGCCTGGTCGGTGCGCGGATCGACGTGGCAGACGTCGTTGGGAAGCCCGTCGCCGTCGAGGTCGACCAGCGCCACCGCCGCGCCGACCGACGAGATCCACGCGCGGAGGTGCGCCAGCGACGGGTGCACCGGCCGCGCGGTGCGGAACGGCCCGCCGGAGAGCTCGGGAAGTGCCTGGGCGGTGAAGCGGAAGCGCGCCGCCAGCGCCGCCCGCTCGCCGCCGGAAAGCGTGGGGAGGCGGGCCGCCGCGTACAGGGCGGCCACCACGGCCAGCGCCGCCGCGCGCCGCGCGTGGCGGCGGGCGTATCGCAGGAAGCCGCTCATGCGCGGGCCTCGGCCGCGAAGTGCCGCTGGATGCGGAGCCGCCAGGCCTCGTAGGCCGGGAGGCCGCCCACGGGAGCGAGGCCCTCGAGCGCGTCGTCGGTCACCCGGGCGGCGGCGGCGGCCGGGCAGCCGCAGAGCGCCAGGCAGGCGAGCTCGGTGTGCGGCGCCGGGTTCCCGGCGCGCCGCCGCGCCCCCGCGGCGAAGGCGGCGCCCTGCGCCAGGGCCGGCCGGTACGGCCCGGCCATGGCGGCCAGCGCGCCCGCCTCGCCATGCCCGGGCCCGCCGGCGTAGGCGCAGGCCAGGCCGGCGCCGCTCCACAGGTCGCCCCGCCGCGGGGCGGCGAAGCGCGCGATGGAGGCGGCGACGCGCGCGGGGTCGGCGCCGTGTACGAACCACAGGCTCCGCCCCAGCCCCTGGTCGAAGGCGCGGCGGGCGTAGCCGGAGACGCGCCGCGGGAGCGCGCGTGCGTCCACGAAGCGGCGGGGATGGAAGTACCCCTGGTGGAAGCCGTACCCGTCGGCCGCCAGCCATCCCAGCAGCGGGTCCATCCACCCGGGCACGTGGTGGAACGGGCGCCTCAGCCGGGCCAGCGCCCACCCGGCGCCCACGTGCACCATGTACGCGTGGCTCCTGCCGGCGCCGCGCAGGAACGCCTGCACGCGCTGGCGCCGCCACGGCGTGAGCGCGTCCAGGAGCGTCAGCGCCATCGCCGCGCCCTCGTAGGCGAAACCGCGCAGCGCCGGCTCAACCGCCTCCAGCCGTGCGGCCAGGCCGTCTTCGGGGTCCTCCTCGAGCGCCGCGTGGTAGCCGTCCAGGAAGGTGCGGCCCACCTCTTCCAGCCGCAGCCGGGCCTGGGTCACGCCCGCGAAGCCGCGCCGCGCGAACGTCGCCTCGGCGGGGTCGATCCGCAGCAGGCGCCGGAGGAGGCGCCGGCCGGGGCCGGACCGTGCCGGGGCGGCGTCGCGGGCCGGCGCGGCGCGGGTGTTCCAGGGCGACCGGGGGGCGGCGGAGAGCATCCGGGTGCGCGGGGTTCGACCGTATCCGGAAAATGAGCCGAAACCGTCGGCGCACGGCCGCGCATCGCCCGTCGTGAAGCCTGCCGTAAGCTCCTCGGGTGCCGCGGGATGGGCGATCATGACAAGCTCCGTACCGCCCCGCCCCGCCCGCGGCGGACCGGGTCCAAAGCCGCGCACCGGCCGAAGTTGCCCTACATTTGGCGTCGGGAAAGGCCGGGCCGGGTGTGCGGCGGGCTGCACAGGAGAGGGAAGGCCCCCTGTGCGGAGGACCCACAGGGGGGCGGAGAGCGCGGATCGCGGTGAATGCCGCGCACGAGCGGACGACGTCTCCGGGGCTCGCGCCCCGCAGGCGTTGGGACAGCCGGGTTTCTCGCGGAGGAGGGGTCAGTCGGAGGGCGGGTCGACGTCGCCGAGCGCGGCCAGGAGGTCGTACAGCCCGCGGCGGCTGATCCCCAGGAGGCGGGCGGCCTTCACCTTGTTTCCCTCGGCCAGGCGGAGCGCCTCGGCCAGGTAGTGGCTGCGCACCCGGTGCAGGGCGCTGGGAAGGTCCAGCGCGAGCCCGCCCGCCGGAGCGGCGTCGAAGGGGGCGTAGCTCCCCCGCACCTCGTCGGGAAGGTGGCGCGGGAGGAGGGCGTCGCCCTCGTCCAGCCGGGCGAGCACCTGGGCGCGCTCGATCACGTTCTCGAGCTCGCGGACGTTCCCCGGCCAGGAATAGCTGTCCATGGCCTCGGCGGCCGCGGGGCTCACGCGGCGCAGCGGCGACCGCGTGACGGGCCGGTAGAGCGCGAGGAAGTGCTCGCACAGGTGGGGAAGGTCTTCCCTGCGCTCCCGCAGCGCCGGCAGGTGCAGCTCGATGACGTGGAGCCGGTAGTACAGCTCGGGGCGGAACCGCCCATCCCGGACGGCGCCCATCAGGTCGCTGTTGGTGGCCGCGATCACCCGCACGTCCACGGGGATGCTGCGCGTGGCTCCCAGCCGCCGCACCTCGCGCTCCTGCAGCGCCCTCAGCAGCTTGGGCTGGAGGGAAAGGGGAAGGTCGCCCACCTCGTCCAGGAACAGCGTGCCGGTGGTCGCCTCCTCGAAGTACCCCGGCCGCGACCCGGCCGCGCCCGTGAACGCGCCCCGCTCGTAGCCGAAGAGCTCCGACTCGATCAGGTTCTCCGGAAGGGCGGCGCAGTTGACGGCCACAAAGGGGCGGCCGCTGCGGTCCGAACGGGCATGGACGCTGCGCGCCGCCACCTCCTTGCCGGTGCCGGTCTCGCCCGTGACCAGCACGGTGGTGCCGGTGGGGGCCACCAGGTCGATCATCCGGCGCAGCTCCACCATCTGCGGCGAGCTTCCGACCAGCTCGACGGCGCGGTGCGGCGGCGCCGCAGGGGTGCGGAACCGACGTGAGCCGGGAGAGGGTGGATCGGACCCGGAGGCCGCCTGGCCGCCTCGGGGTGCCCGCCAGGAGGTGGACGAATCCATGGACCGGCTCATTCGATGGAGGCGCCCGGCCGTCTCCCGGCTCGGGGGGGAGCCGGGCACGACGACCAGGCGTGCGAATCGCCCACCCCGTAGTCCCTGAACTCAGGACTTCATCGCCGCCCCTCCTGCACGCCATCCGAGCACGCGCGAAACCGGAAGCTCGCGCCCGGAATCGGTTCACCGCTCCTTTCGTCACGTAAGAGTGCTTTCTTTTCAAGACAATTACATAGAGTGCACGTTGCGACGAACGTCGCTTGTTTTGGCCTGATATGCTGGCAAATCTCCCTTACGTGCTCCCGCGTGTAGATCCTTTTAAGCCTACAATATGTAGTACCAGACAAGAGTCAATACGTTGCATGATCGCGTGTCACTCTTTGCCTCGTCGCCGCCATTCCGGGCAATCCAGGAGAAGTCCGGCCCCGGGACGGCACCCTACCTTCGGTTGGAAAAACCGTCACTGCCGCACGACCGCCGGCCGTCCAGGGAGCGTCCCGGCGGACCCGTCACCATCGTCTCGCGGCCCTGGCAACCGTGCTTCGGCCCGCTTCCACGTGGAGGATCGCGGCGTGCTCATCTCTCGCTGCCGGGGAGCGGACGGGGTGCCCTCCGCGCGACCGCACCGGCCTGCTTCCTCCGCGTTCTCTTCG is a genomic window containing:
- a CDS encoding SDR family NAD(P)-dependent oxidoreductase; its protein translation is MSAPIALVGMACRYPGARTPAELWENVLAGRRAFRRIPDQRLRLADYASASRSAVDLTYVTQAALVEDWEFDRVRFRVSGSAYREADPAHWLALEVAAAALDDARLPGGEGLPRERTGVLVGNSLTGEFSRAGLLRLRWPYVRRVFDAELDEAGWDAGERRRFLAAAETRFKAPFPPPGEETLAGGLSNTIAGRICNHFDFKGGGYTVDGACASSLLAVAQGCSALAAGDLDAVVAGGVDLSLDPFELVGFARTGALAEGEMRVYDARSAGFFPGEGCAFVVLMRYDDALARRIPVYALVRGWGVSSDGSGGITRPEEEGQLLALRRAYARAGFGPETVAYFEGHGTGTAVGDATELRVLTRALREGGARRPAALGSVKAVIGHTKAAAGIAGVVKAAMALHAQVIPPATGCGEPHPELLAEPRVLRAPAAGEAWPGERPLRAGVSAMGFGGINAHVVLEGVAVQRAGALAPRVRTLLRSAQDAELFCLAAGDAGALAAQARELAPVAAALSRAELVDLAVHLQRSAGAGSARAAVVASTPEELARGLEALCAWGGDGVATRVDARAGVFLHPGPASAAPRLGLLFPGQGSPAHLGGGALRRRFDAVEALYAEAPAPAPGADGVATQVAQPAIARATLAALAVLEALGIEAEVAVGHSLGELAALHWAGVMDREALLRTAAVRGAAMGALDGPAGAMASLAAPRAEVEALLGNGPVVIAGVNAPARTVVSGPADAVAAVVERARARGWEARPLSVSHAFHSPLVAAAAAPLAGHLAGEPLRPPRRRVSSTVLGRPLAPGDDLRALLVRQVTAPVLFLDAFEAVRGEADLWIEAGPGEALSALAGAQGVPVVAMDACGPSLGGVLRAAGAAWTLGAPVRLEALHADRFARPFDPARRPAFLASPCEMAPVDGGTVELETPSPAVPDTEADTAAGAGSAESGSPLEVVRALVAERAELPAAAVLDEHRLLGDLHLNSITVGEIVARASRRLGVAPPAAPTEYASATVAGMAHALAGLAAAGDASPVAGDEGGETAPPGVGPWVRAFTVGWVEAPLPHRADRPAADGGGEWRVIAPAGHPLAEPLCAALGAGGVGSGTAVCLPPDPDERHLGLLLEGARAVLASDGPARFLLAQHGGGAASFARTLALEAPRATVCVVDLPPDLPEAAAWAVDEVRSADGYAEARYDALGRRSVPRLRLAALQDAAGPALGPRDVLLATGGAKGITAECALALARQGGAALALVGTSPAGDAAVAGTLERMAAAGVRARYFAADVSDAEAVRRAVRAAEAELGRVTAVLHGAAVNVPRLLGALDEAGLRAALAPKVAGMRSVLAALDPAGVRLVVGFGSIIARTGMPGEAAYALTNEWLAREVERFGAANPRCRCLTVEWSVWSAVGMGARLGAVDALARSGVTPIAPDEGVAMLHRLLAAPAPAPSVVVAGRFGAPPTLLLERPELPLFRFLEHPRVHYPGVELVAEADLSADTDPYLDDHVVGGERLLPAVLGLEAMAQAAMALAGTERVPAFEEVRFEQPVVVSAGGRTRVRLCALAHGDGSVEVALRSEATGFAADHFRARCRFGAERASGRSGPVEAAPAGAEVALDPARELYGPLFFHGGRFRRVAAYRALRARACEAALSPDGGARWFGAWLPPARVLGDPGARDAALHAIQACIPHALVLPVGVARVAAGVLDPAAAHAVRARETADDGRELVYDVDVVAADGTVCERWEGLRLRRVAPLEPEAGGWAPALLGPWLERRVAELVPGAAVSVAVERDGGADRRTASDRAIRRAAGAGAPVGRRPDGKPELLELPLGVSAAHCDGLTMGVAGPGPLGCDLERVAARPAALWHDLLGTGGFRLAEEVARATGDELDTAATRVWSAREALAKASGRPAETPALSSASADGWVILAWGEMVVATGILRIAGAEGARVVALAVPVEAAAAADPFPLHAAAARWELAS